DNA sequence from the Streptomyces cinnabarinus genome:
GCTGTCGTAGTCGCTGCGGTACCAGGAGGGCAGGGTGATGCCCCGGATCACGGGCGCCTCCACGGGCTCGGACCGGCAGCCCGACACGGCGAGGAGGACCGCCACCAGTACGGTGGCGGTCCTCCCCCTCACTGCCGCCTCACAGGCTCGCGGGGCTGACGAAGGTGTAGCCCAGGGCCTTGATGCCCTCCACCGTCTCCCGCAACGGCTGGACCGGGAAGTACGGGTGGTAGAAGAAGCTGGCGAAGCCGTCCCGTACCGCGAGATTGGCCTTGGCCGAGGCGATCAGATCGGCCGGCAGGCGTGGCGGATGGTTGTTGTATTCCTCCGGCTCGTAATTCCCGATGTTTTCGGGAATCACCTTCGTCCCGTACACATCACGCACCACGTACGGGAAGAACTGCCCGATGAATCGGTTCGGATCCGACGAGACCCCACTGAGGGTTCCGGCGAAATAAAGCGATCGTTCGAGGCGGGCCGAATAGTTCGAACTGAAGACCTGGTAGTCGGTGGCCGAACCCGCGTAGTGCGGGGTGGTCCACAGTTGCGGACGGGGCAGCCCCGCCGCGGCGAACTCGGCGAGCGCGCTGTCGACCCGGCCCTGTGCCCAGGCGGCGGAGTCCCCGGCCACCGGTCCGTCGTAGATCACGCTGTTCGCGGAGTCCACATGGGCCCGGTAGAACTCGAAGTCGTCGCCGCTGACGCCGTTGTAGGGGTTGGCGGCGTTGCCGTACTGATGCGTGTAGCCGTGGTTCATCAGCACCGCGCCCCTGGCCAGCATGTACTTCAGTGCGTTGACCAGTTGGGGCCGGTCGGTCAGTTTGACCGTCTCCGGGACGCCGTTGTTGTAGGTGCCGTTCGGATCGGTGTAGACGGGGATCACGTTGATGCCGTACGGGATCTGCTGTCCGTACAGGTAGTCCGCGATGGCCCGCAGTTCGGACGGTTCGGAGTTGGGGCTGATGTCCTCCAGGCGCACGATCGCCCGGTGCCGTTCGGCGGTGGCCGGGGCGAGGGCGTCGAAGAGCAGGTCCTCGAAGACGATGACCCGGTCGCTCTCGGAGACGTAGGAGAAGGGGATCTCACCGACGTAGGTGAGGTTGGACGAGCGGACCGCCCAGCCGAAGGTGTGCCCGTTGGACGAGTCCAGGCCCTCGGCGACGCGGGTGACCTGCGGATATCCGCCGCCGGTCAGGACGTTGGGGCGCAGTACCCCGCCGTCCTGCCCGGCCGGGATCTTCCGGGTGAGCGTCTGGCCCTTGTACGTCACCTGAGTGACGGTGCCGACGGAGCCGCCGTCCTCGTAGTACGACGTCGTCGGGTCCCAGCCGTACTTCTGGGTGAACTGGGCGACGCCCACGGCGTTCGCCATGTTCCAGATGTTGGCGCCCATCCAGGTCACGGGCTTGGTGGTGGTGAGCGCGTCCTGGTAGAAGGCGGCCGGGACCGCGTCCGGGACGTCGCAGCAGTAGTAGGTCGACCCGATGTAGATCGTGGCCGTGTACGACTCGACCAGGCCGGCGGTGTACTGCGAGACCGGCTTCGTGGTCACGCTGCCGAAGTGGCCCGCCAGGTTGGCCGCAGCCATGGCGTACAGCTCGCCGAGGTGCCCGTAGGGGCCCGCGGTGTCGTACAGGACGAGGGTGGTCGGTTCGGCGGCGGGGCCGATGTCGGCCGGGGAGATCAGCTCCGCCTGGCGGCTCACGGCGGAGGCGAGTGCGGATACGGATGCGGTGGCGGTCGCCGGGGTGACGGCCGCCGTGGTCCTGGCGCGGGCCCGGTCGTGGCGCGCCCTGTCGGCCTTGACCTGGGCCTTCGCCCAGCCCTTCAGGTCGACGCGGTTGAGCCCGGTCCGGGTGCCGCGCGATTCGCCGTGCCCGCGGTCCGGTCCGCCGGCCGCCTGCGCGCCGGCGGCCAGGAAGGTGCCGCTGAACAGCGCGGCAACGAGTAACAGAACCAGGGAAAGCCTCGAAAATCCCCATCTCCGAGGCCGGTTGAGTGGTCTCACGATCATTCCCCCCACTTTGCCAAGCTTTTGGCAAAGAGTTTTTCCGGCAAGAAGTCACCGATTGTTCTTGGCGATCAAGAAGGGTGTCAATGGGCCCAGCTCTTTTTACAAACACCCTTCTGAGGCGGCCCGGCGGTCTGCTACGTTCACCTTCGCGCGATGGGGACGCGCTGTGAAATGTGGGGGGACAATGTATGGACGACCCGCGCTGGGGGCAATGTTGCCCCTGGCAGGGGCCATGGCCGCGCCGGAAGCGATACCCGGCCTGCCTTTGGC
Encoded proteins:
- a CDS encoding polysaccharide deacetylase family protein, yielding MIVRPLNRPRRWGFSRLSLVLLLVAALFSGTFLAAGAQAAGGPDRGHGESRGTRTGLNRVDLKGWAKAQVKADRARHDRARARTTAAVTPATATASVSALASAVSRQAELISPADIGPAAEPTTLVLYDTAGPYGHLGELYAMAAANLAGHFGSVTTKPVSQYTAGLVESYTATIYIGSTYYCCDVPDAVPAAFYQDALTTTKPVTWMGANIWNMANAVGVAQFTQKYGWDPTTSYYEDGGSVGTVTQVTYKGQTLTRKIPAGQDGGVLRPNVLTGGGYPQVTRVAEGLDSSNGHTFGWAVRSSNLTYVGEIPFSYVSESDRVIVFEDLLFDALAPATAERHRAIVRLEDISPNSEPSELRAIADYLYGQQIPYGINVIPVYTDPNGTYNNGVPETVKLTDRPQLVNALKYMLARGAVLMNHGYTHQYGNAANPYNGVSGDDFEFYRAHVDSANSVIYDGPVAGDSAAWAQGRVDSALAEFAAAGLPRPQLWTTPHYAGSATDYQVFSSNYSARLERSLYFAGTLSGVSSDPNRFIGQFFPYVVRDVYGTKVIPENIGNYEPEEYNNHPPRLPADLIASAKANLAVRDGFASFFYHPYFPVQPLRETVEGIKALGYTFVSPASL